In Numida meleagris isolate 19003 breed g44 Domestic line chromosome 3, NumMel1.0, whole genome shotgun sequence, the following are encoded in one genomic region:
- the LOC110396892 gene encoding transmembrane protein 214-A-like — protein sequence MKGRGFPWSRLLLVLLVFAAGFLIHDVQTHGSLQASASAHVLRSSGILPAWQHAWHKAAHFWLESYRWLERTLPACCSRAAALLQPTLQPLWAKAAELTLHISKQCSVYLSWAGERLPWLLEWL from the exons atgaAGGGCAGGGGCTTCCCCTGGTCCCGGCTGCTGCTCGTCCTCCTGGTGTTCGCCGCCGGTTTCCTCATACACGATGTCCAGACACACGGCTCGCTGCAGG CCTCCGCCTCTGCCCACGTGCTGCGTTCCTCCGGCATCCTGCCCGCCTGGCAGCACGCCTGGCACAAGGCAGCCCACTTCTGGCTGGAGAGCTACAG GTGGCTGGAGAGGACGCTGCCCGCCTGCTGCTCCCGTGCCGCGGCTCTCCTGCAGCCCACGCTGCAGCCGCTCTGGGCGAAGGCGGCCGAGCTGACCCTGCACATCAGCAAGCAGTGCTCCGTGTACCTCTCCTGGGCCGGGGAGCgcctgccctggctgctggaATGG CTCTAG
- the MAPRE3 gene encoding microtubule-associated protein RP/EB family member 3 isoform X1: MQSWGMAVNVYSTSVTSENLSRHDMLAWVNDSLQLNYTKIEQLCSGAAYCQFMDMLFPGCVHLRKVKFQAKLEHEYIHNFKVLQAAFKKMGVDKIIAVERLVKGKFQDNFEFIQWFKKFFDANYDGKEYNPLLARQGQDVAPAPNPGDHSFNKPKKLIGTAVPQRTSPTGPKNTQHPARLGNVPTGILRKNSPATRNGGPDADAQILELNQQLMDLKLTVDGLEKERDFYFSKLRDIELICQEHENENSPIINGIVSVLYATEEGFAPPEDDELEEQQPEEQDEY, translated from the exons ATGCAGAG CTGGGGCATGGCCGTCAATGTGTACTCCACCTCGGTGACCAGCGAGAACCTGAGCCGCCATGACATGCTGGCCTGGGTCAACGACTCCCTGCAGCTCAACTACACCAAGATcgagcagctctgctcag gggcTGCCTACTGCCAGTTCATGGACATGCTGTTCCCCGGCTGCGTGCATCTGCGGAAGGTGAAGTTCCAAGCCAAGCTGGAGCACGAGTACATCCACAACTTCAAGGTGCTGCAGGCCGCCTTCAAGAAGATGGGAGTGGATAAG ATCATTGCAGTGGAGAGGCTGGTGAAGGGAAAGTTCCAGGACAACTTTGAGTTCATCCAATGGTTCAAGAAGTTCTTTGATGCCAACTATGACGGGAAGGAATACAACCCGCTGCTGGCACGGCAGGGCCAGGACGTGGCACCCGCCCCTAACCCAGGTGATCACAGCTTCAACAAACCCAAGAAACTCATTGGCACTGCAG TCCCCCAGAGGACCTCCCCCACGGGCCCCAAGAACACGCAGCACCCGGCACGCCTGGGCAACGTCCCCACCGGCATCCTGCGGAAAAACTCACCTGCCACCCGCAACGGCGGCCCCGACGCTGACGCACAGATCCTGGAGCTCAACCAGCAG CTGATGGACCTGAAGCTGACGGTAGACGGCCTGGAGAAGGAGCGGGATTTCTACTTCAGCAAACTGCGGGACATCGAGCTCATCTGCCAGGAGCACGAGAACGAGAACAGCCCCATCATCAACGGCATCGTCAGCGTGCTCTACGCCACCGAG GAGGGCTTTGCCCCGCCGGAGGACGAcgagctggaggagcagcagccagaggagcAGGACGAGTACTGA
- the MAPRE3 gene encoding microtubule-associated protein RP/EB family member 3 isoform X2, which yields MQSWGMAVNVYSTSVTSENLSRHDMLAWVNDSLQLNYTKIEQLCSGAAYCQFMDMLFPGCVHLRKVKFQAKLEHEYIHNFKVLQAAFKKMGVDKIIAVERLVKGKFQDNFEFIQWFKKFFDANYDGKEYNPLLARQGQDVAPAPNPVPQRTSPTGPKNTQHPARLGNVPTGILRKNSPATRNGGPDADAQILELNQQLMDLKLTVDGLEKERDFYFSKLRDIELICQEHENENSPIINGIVSVLYATEEGFAPPEDDELEEQQPEEQDEY from the exons ATGCAGAG CTGGGGCATGGCCGTCAATGTGTACTCCACCTCGGTGACCAGCGAGAACCTGAGCCGCCATGACATGCTGGCCTGGGTCAACGACTCCCTGCAGCTCAACTACACCAAGATcgagcagctctgctcag gggcTGCCTACTGCCAGTTCATGGACATGCTGTTCCCCGGCTGCGTGCATCTGCGGAAGGTGAAGTTCCAAGCCAAGCTGGAGCACGAGTACATCCACAACTTCAAGGTGCTGCAGGCCGCCTTCAAGAAGATGGGAGTGGATAAG ATCATTGCAGTGGAGAGGCTGGTGAAGGGAAAGTTCCAGGACAACTTTGAGTTCATCCAATGGTTCAAGAAGTTCTTTGATGCCAACTATGACGGGAAGGAATACAACCCGCTGCTGGCACGGCAGGGCCAGGACGTGGCACCCGCCCCTAACCCAG TCCCCCAGAGGACCTCCCCCACGGGCCCCAAGAACACGCAGCACCCGGCACGCCTGGGCAACGTCCCCACCGGCATCCTGCGGAAAAACTCACCTGCCACCCGCAACGGCGGCCCCGACGCTGACGCACAGATCCTGGAGCTCAACCAGCAG CTGATGGACCTGAAGCTGACGGTAGACGGCCTGGAGAAGGAGCGGGATTTCTACTTCAGCAAACTGCGGGACATCGAGCTCATCTGCCAGGAGCACGAGAACGAGAACAGCCCCATCATCAACGGCATCGTCAGCGTGCTCTACGCCACCGAG GAGGGCTTTGCCCCGCCGGAGGACGAcgagctggaggagcagcagccagaggagcAGGACGAGTACTGA